The Antennarius striatus isolate MH-2024 chromosome 20, ASM4005453v1, whole genome shotgun sequence genome includes a region encoding these proteins:
- the LOC137614095 gene encoding basic helix-loop-helix domain-containing protein USF3 isoform X2: protein MQSKNMILDQAFRYITELKKQNDTMLLEGGDKVQAEEIRRLRRQLEELRREGAHYIELLKAHDINILEDPTIHWKGKQRCAKVAKVTPTHQLPKGIIVYSNGNVMCPAGRETSPAKQPSETLIIQPPSEVSASLRVNGALLQVNTSSSTPALLPGSTTSPTQPTTGLRMIEHCVVETPAAAPTLPPSVSYITLQIPAAASSLPQQPQPAVPGPTLTIASTSSSQLPGETLTQPISNLTMLTQAASTSDVCSGVTQDAAVRTVSYSSIPSSQAFLRAGAAGSTQTTWTTLQMAGNTVQPVCQSLPTPEVVNTTQAVQQVTVCPVGNKPVQPIQVQMQPHVSVQQAPITAHIQAQSLQRPPQLHPAVLNQAQPQPVLAPQAQSAVLPQAAIVPQQAMVAHPAAVSQPQPALLQQASLVSHPPTALIPQPQPALVPQPQATMLPLLQTMQVLQVNPTIGTASGVTTPQNTNNPSVVILQQAGACPSQTVVREEITNQTPCQHIVIIQAPNQATPAPQNPPVGIVPAGVPAAVPVVSTQTPTTSSPIPATSLQSVGGKQLVHILPRPVQPQMNPPLHVTQASSSPAVPSTPQTITVNGQVFALQPMKTPDKPSSQGGQSTLQLVQPTTSEEPTTNVALNSLGALSSLNHSISQGLPLTITSQSSQPPPAPTSLTQQNPSPAPSSVPVSTLALPVRQLQVPSLNPVQSRPVVSASKPTAKRHGTTLNTTRKTAKRTKPAKKKELLQAQPAVSVPTKPVAATRGSQVTQVTAPQTVVSSTKDIPPIRTTAVTTANCSEAIANVATAQNTQMVVACSSSNASPSLSQSDPQSKRPVSSTPSEVTVSHANDVASAVVTATNASVKPSVSASVAAVSEPAVGSENNSVVAKRSVPDVKPSVTVSATGTTQSKLAASVAVSRSVSRSVVSSTCGPEALNSSASVFTVCVTPVCTSSVTTAASVSLNPATQPTSVCHSKGPSTQCPLPCSNPVSQTTISALVSTTLTISSPAPTFSAANSSVRAPTVSSELRKRVPTSRGPMQRTEVNVSNPTPCHPAEVKMPLSPRGDREAQVERLSTVTEKQDLIAAASDAPSRKDFALSQQVYTNLDDQTIEHPMTSSRQADSPMSTGAGGGRGFSVASMLPQGHSIGASSSSFGTFPFTSEQAEMLALAMLEQDSPGRRSGSCSGENASATNPTTATWEPSKTHPVSSSKERSSTGPQTKVSKPTDTGSVKPAVQVTARGLAGEGSISGPNGSRHPQKIPYSQSQSLPQVQSQSLTVASLSINNLIRSSSGQQPFPGSPNLTGQQGAIPSPVGAAAHISQSSNNAPSPCSGAAQLNEYTPLKNVLMRAQAGVSVGERQVKIVSKRQAQEETMLNAGKRPKPCPPSVTTVSHMEVKATDHNQMMGGQLPLTSAAAMTRINPESAGPLFSSNSFMSPITRPIDGHCLPQGPPEQNQPGVLHLPHNHPQHAATQPGPHLGGNLYMKQQQEQQRHHLYHLQHHLTQPDPAQRHSLHQRALQEQHHVQKKRGLVRVSQTGSPAGLQQKQHHLEKSGIQQQQHSHQQTQHQQLAQQQQPQQQHQQQAHQQSQQQHQQPTQHQQPHHQQQPHQQQPQTQHQQHQQQQQLQQQQQSSHSRHQQHLQQQIQQQQQQQHFRHQEKSCEGPAAGSRAHHSSHLAQQEHLKSGQDHNAMQRMMTSRPLEQQQLISPPSNPVSRSSDLSCASSRQERHRVSNYSAEALIGKSPTSGDQQQHMALHLQPGCGSAQDQSDLRGYLDTSRGKANIAHNQQSRLPSEHPVSADVQRVSECLPFKAMGGGGGGGGGGGTHQHGGFEAQVSRGSDMAPKSVPPSQRGPQGQQQGGFRMGVGPPADGRSRGSYSTAHPSTQGVQVGPALPREQEGCHQSFMQSLLSPHLPEQSNHQRLQCCPPVSMEYTCVSGSSSGDIQAKASSPSVPPPQKAPVMRHGEANKGHISQVGNNMHGGPGVRAGLPHPPTPHSTSEPGRSSAPTRPPAAVSQHSRTIARDAQPTKLRPGERVRSGSLRHGNPFEPEGHLPLPSGGGVLLSRPQSGGEARRSTIVRFMADSAQVPSDNNLVADQHLTQNFGFPFIPEGGMNPPPPINANSTFIPPVSQPSTSRTPSLLPVEPQNTLPSFYPSYSPAAHPSLPSDVTLQYFPNQMFTSPSADKGSAPPLNNRFGSILSPPRPVGFGQASFPLLPDMPPMPIANSSGITPHISNFSLTSLFPEIATGMPTDGSSMPMSPLLSLSNASSSDSGKQPNRPAHNISHILGHDGSSAV from the exons ATGCAG AGTAAGAACATGATCTTGGACCAGGCTTTTCGCTACATCACTGAATTGAAGAAACAAAATGACACAATGCTTCTAGAAGGAGGAGATAAAGTCCAAG CTGAGGAGATACGTCGACTTCGACGTCAGCTGGAGGAGTTGAGAAGAGAGGGCGCTCACTACATTGAGCTTCTCAAAGCCCATGATATTAACATTCTGGAAGACCCCACTATTCATTGGAAAGGCAAACAGCGCTGTGCCAAGGTGGCAAAGGTGACCCCCACTCACCAACTCCCAAAGGGGATCATTGTTTATTCCAATGGAAACGTGATGTGTCCAGCAGGGAGGGAGACAAGCCCAGCTAAACAACCTTCTGAAACACTAATCATTCAGCCACCATCTGAGGTCAGTGCAAGTTTGAGAGTTAATGGCGCCCTGCTCCAAGTTAATACGTCTTCCTCCACCCCTGCACTCCTGCCTGGCTCCACAACCAGTCCCACCCAACCAACAACGGGCCTCCGAATGATAGAGCATTGTGTAGTGGAGACACCAGCTGCAGCCCCCACTCTTCCACCTTCTGTGTCTTACATCACCCTTCAGATCCCTGCGGCTGCCTCATCTTTGCCTCAGCAACCGCAACCTGCTGTCCCAGGCCCGACTCTCACCATAGCATCCACTTCATCCTCACAGCTTCCCGGTGAAACCCTGACTCAGCCTATATCCAATCTAACTATGCTAACCCAGGCCGCATCCACGTCAGACGTTTGTTCTGGGGTCACACAAGACGCTGCTGTGAGGACAGTAAGCTACTCTTCTATCCCCAGCAGCCAAGCCTTCCTGAGagctggagcagcaggaagcaCACAGACTACCTGGACAACGCTGCAGATGGCAGGAAACACAGTACAGCCAGTCTGCCAGAGTCTCCCCACCCCAGAGGTCGTCAACACCACTCAGGCTGTCCAGCAGGTGACCGTGTGTCCGGTGGGTAATAAACCCGTTCAGCCCATTCAAGTGCAGATGCAACCACATGTGTCTGTGCAACAAGCGCCCATTACAGCCCACATTCAAGCACAGTCCCTTCAGAGACCTCCCCAGTTACATCCGGCAGTCCTGAACCAGGCACAACCTCAGCCTGTCCTAGCCCCCCAAGCACAGAGTGCTGTCCTCCCTCAGGCAGCAATAGTCCCCCAGCAGGCCATGGTGGCCCACCCTGCTGCTGTGTCGCAGCCTCAGCCCGCTTTACTTCAACAAGCATCATTGGTTTCCCATCCACCAACTGCTCTCATACCCCAGCCTCAGCCTGCCTTGGTACCCCAGCCACAGGCCACCATGTTGCCCCTCCTTCAGACCATGCAGGTGCTTCAAGTCAACCCAACTATAGGGACGGCCTCAGGTGTAACAACCCCACAGAACACTAACAACCCCAGTGTGGTCATTCTGCAGCAGGCAGGCGCTTGCCCATCTCAGACAGTTGTAAGAGAGGAAATAACCAATCAGACCCCTTGTCAGCATATCGTTATCATCCAGGCACCCAATCAGGCAACGCCCGCCCCTCAGAATCCCCCGGTGGGTATAGTGCCTGCAGGCGTACCTGCAGCAGTCCCTGTTGTGTCCACTCAGACACCCACCACCAGCAGCCCCATACCTGCCACATCCTTACAGAGTGTGGGGGGTAAGCAGCTGGTGCACATTCTCCCACGCCCCGTTCAGCCTCAAATGAACCCTCCCCTTCACGTCACCCAGGCGTCCTCTTCCCCAGCAGTTCCTTCAACCCCACAGACGATCACTGTGAATGGCCAAGTGTTTGCCTTGCAGCCCATGAAGACTCCCGACAAGCCCAGCTCCCAGGGGGGGCAGAGTACGCTCCAGCTGGTCCAGCCCACCACCAGTGAGGAACCAACAACTAACGTGGCCCTCAACAGTTTAGGAGCACTCAGCAGTCTCAATCATAGCATTTCTCAGGGCCTTCCCCTTACCATTACTAGCCAGAGCAGTCAGCCCCCACCAGCCCCAACATCACTAACCCAGCAGAATCCATCTCCAGCTCCGTCGTCCGTCCCTGTGAGTACTCTTGCTCTACCTGTCCGACAGTTACAGGTCCCTAGTTTGAACCCAGTCCAATCGAGGCCTGTGGTCAGTGCTTCTAAGCCCACAGCAAAGAGACACGGCACAACGTTAAACACAACCAGGAAAACAGCTAAAAGGACTAAACCAGCCAAGAAAAAAGAGCTTCTTCAGGCACAACCTGCTGTTTCTGTTCCAACCAAGCCGGTGGCAGCAACAAGAGGAAGTCAAGTAACTCAAGTCACTGCACCTCAAACTGTCGTGTCCTCGACAAAGGATATTCCCCCCATTCGCACAACAGCTGTCACAACTGCAAACTGTAGTGAAGCTATAGCAAATGTCGCCACTGCACAAAACACTCAGATGGTCGTTGCATGTAGTTCATCTAATGCGTCACCGTCACTGAGTCAGTCTGACCCACAGAGCAAGAGACCTGTTAGTTCCACTCCGTCTGAGGTAACGGTCAGTCATGCTAATGATGTGGCGAGTGCGGTAGTGACTGCTACCAATGCGTCAGTCAAGCCATCAGTTAGTGCGTCTGTGGCCGCTGTGAGTGAACCAGCAGTGGGGTCGGAAAACAACTCTGTTGTGGCCAAACGCTCAGTTCCAGACGTTAAACCGTCTGTCACCGTTTCAGCAACTGGAACAACACAGAGTAAGTTGGCTGCCAGCGTGGCTGTTTCTAGATCTGTTTCTAGATCTGTTGTAAGTTCCACATGTGGTCCAGAAGCTCTGAACTCCTCTGCCagtgtttttactgtttgtgtgaCTCCTGTCTGTACCAGCTCTGTCACAACAGCGGCATCAGTATCTTTAAATCCGGCTACCCAGCCAACTTCAGTTTGTCATTCCAAGGGACCAAGTACCCAGTGTCCTCTGCCCTGTAGTAATCCCGTATCTCAGACCACTATTTCAGCCTTGGTGTCCACAACTTTGACAATTTCATCACCCGCCCCAACGTTCTCTGCAGCCAACAGCTCTGTTAGAGCCCCTACCGTAAGTTCAGAGCTTAGGAAAAGAGTCCCTACCAGTAGAGGGCCAATGCAGCGGACCGAGGTGAATGTGTCCAACCCCACTCCCTGCCATCCTGCTGAAGTCAAAATGCCCCTGTCCCCTAGAGGAGATCGGGAGGCTCAGGTAGAAAGACTCTCCACAGTCACAGAGAAACAGGATTTGATAGCAGCAGCCTCTGACGCCCCCTCTAGAAAGGACTTTGCCCTGTCTCAGCAGGTATACACGAACCTAGATGACCAAACTATAGAGCACCCTATGACGTCAAGTCGACAGGCAGATTCTCCCATGTCTACAGGGGCTGGGGGAGGCAGGGGGTTCTCTGTGGCATCCATGCTTCCACAGGGCCACAGTATTGGTGCGTCCTCTAGCTCCTTTGGAACGTTTCCATTCACCTCTGAGCAGGCAGAGATGTTGGCTTTGGCCATGCTCGAACAGGACAGTCCAGGAAGGAGGAGTGGAAGCTGCTCAGGGGAGAACGCCTCTGCAACAAATCCCACCACAGCCACATGGGAGCCATCAAAAACGCATCCAGTGTCCAGCAGCAAGGAAAGGAGTTCAACTGGACCGCAGACCAAAGTGAGTAAACCCACTGACACAGGATCAGTGAAGCCCGCTGTCCAGGTGACTGCCAGAGGGCTTGCTGGGGAGGGGTCTATCAGTGGTCCCAATGGAAGCCGACATCCACAAAAAATCCCATATTCCCAGTCTCAGTCTCTCCCCCAGGTACAATCTCAGAGCCTCACCGTGGCTAGCCTCAGCATCAACAATCTGATTCGCTCCAGCTCCGGGCAGCAACCCTTTCCCGGCTCACCCAATCTGACCGGCCAACAGGGCGCCATTCCCTCACCTGTCGGGGCGGCAGCCCACATATCGCAATCCTCAAATAATGCTCCCTCACCTTGCTCAGGCGCTGCCCAGCTGAACGAGTACACCCCCTTAAAGAACGTATTAATGCGGGCTCAGGCTGGAGTCAGCGTGGGCGAGCGACAAGTTAAGATCGTCTCCAAGAGGCAGGCTCAGGAGGAGACGATGCTCAATGCTGGAAAACGACCCAAACCGTGCCCTCCATCAGTCACGACCGTCAGCCACATGGAGGTGAAAGCAACTGACCACAACCAGATGATGGGGGGGCAGCTGCCCCTTACATCTGCAGCCGCCATGACCAGGATTAATCCGGAAAGCGCGGGCCCCCTCTTCTCCTCAAACTCCTTTATGAGCCCAATAACTCGACCCATAGATGGGCACTGCCTTCCTCAAGGACCCCCTGAACAGAACCAGCCGGGTGTGCTCCATCTCCCACACAACCACCCACAGCACGCTGCAACCCAGCCGGGGCCACACCTCGGAGGAAACCTTTACATGAAACAGCAGCAagagcagcagagacaccaCCTCTACCATCTGCAGCATCACCTGACTCAGCCTGACCCCGCGCAGCGCCACTCTCTCCACCAGAGGGCGCTCCAGGAGCAGCATCACGTGCAGAAAAAGAGGGGTTTGGTCAGAGTAAGTCAGACCGGATCACCTGCCGGCCTGCAGCAGAAGCAGCATCACCTGGAAAAGTCTGggattcagcagcagcagcactcaCATCAACAGACGCAGCATCAGCAGCtcgcacagcagcagcagccgcagcagcagcatcaacagCAGGCGCACCAAcagtcacagcagcagcaccaacaACCGACGCAACACCAACAGCCTCATCACCAACAGCAGCCACATCAACAGCAGCCACAGACGCAGcatcaacaacaccaacagcagcagcagctacagcagcagcagcagagctctCACTCCAGACACCAGCAGCATCTGCAGCAGCAGatccaacaacagcagcagcagcagcactttAGACACCAAGAGAAGAGCTGTGAAGGGCCGGCAGCAGGATCCAGGGCCCACCACAGCAGCCACCTGGCCCAGCAAGAGCACCTCAAG TCTGGTCAGGATCATAACGCCATGCAGAGGATGATGACGTCTCGGcctctggagcagcagcagctcatctCCCCTCCCAGCAATCCCGTGTCCCGGTCCTCTGATCTGTCCTGTGCTTCGTCCCGGCAGGAACGTCACCGTGTTTCCAACTACTCTGCAGAGGCTCTGATCGGGAAAAGCCCCACCAGCggtgaccagcagcagcacatgGCTCTCCACCTTCAGCCCGGCTGCGGTTCGGCACAGGACCAGTCGGACCTCCGCGGTTACCTGGACACGTCACGGGGGAAAGCGAACATTGCACATAATCAACAGAGCCGCCTTCCCTCGGAGCATCCTGTGTCGGCTGACGTCCAGCGGGTGTCGGAGTGTCTGCCGTTCAAGgccatggggggtgggggaggtggagggggaggaggagggacgcATCAACACGGTGGATTCGAGGCTCAGGTGTCCCGTGGTAGTGACATGGCCCCAAAGTCAGTGCCGCCCTCACAGAGGGGCCCTCAGGGGCAGCAGCAGGGGGGGTTCAGGATGGGTGTGGGACCTCCAGCGGACGGCAGGAGTCGTGGAAGCTACAGCACAGCTCATCCCAGCACGCAGGGGGTGCAAGTCGGACCGGCGCTCCCTCGGGAGCAGGAAGGGTGTCACCAGAGTTTCATGCAGAGCCTCCTGTCCCCCCACCTGCCTGAGCAGAGCAACCACCAGCGGTTGCAGTGCTGCCCCCCGGTCAGTATGGAGTACACCTGCGTGTCTGGAAGCTCCTCAGGCGACATCCAGGCCAAGGCCTCCAGCCCCAGCGTGCCCCCGCCGCAGAAGGCGCCGGTGATGCGTCACGGAGAGGCCAACAAAGGCCACATTTCTCAGGTCGGCAACAATATGCACGGAGGCCCGGGCGTGAGGGCGGGTCTCCCCCACCCTCCGACCCCACACAGCACCTCTGAGCCGGGCCGCTCCTCTGCCCCCACCAGACCGCCCGCCGCTGTCAGCCAGCACTCGCGCACCATCGCCCGAGAcgctcagcccaccaaactgagACCCGGCGAGCGGGTTCGCTCGGGGTCGCTGAGACACGGTAACCCCTTTGAGCCCGAGGGTCACCTGCCTCTACCTTCAGGAGGGGGGGTGCTGCTGAGCAGACCACAGTCTGGAGGAGAGGCACGGCGCAGCACCATTGTTCGATTTATGGCGGATAGCGCTCAGGTTCCCAGTGACAACAACCTGGTTGCCGATCAACACCTAACGCAAAACTTTGGCTTCCCTTTTATCCCCGAGGGTGGGAtgaaccccccaccacccatcAATGCTAACTCCACTTTTATCCCTCCAGTCAGCCAACCCAGCACCTCCAGGACTCCGTCGCTTCTCCCCGTGGAGCCTCAGAACACTTTACCCTCTTTCTACCCTTCTTATTCTCCAGCCGCTCACCCCAGCCTCCCCAGTGACGTCACCCTCCAATATTTCCCCAACCAGATGTTTACGAGCCCAAGTGCCGACAAGGGCAGCGCTCCCCCGCTCAACAACCGCTTCGGTTCCATTCTCTCGCCACCTCGCCCTGTGGGTTTTGGTCAGGCCAGCTTCCCCCTGCTTCCAGATATGCCTCCGATGCCCATCGCCAATTCGTCTGGAATCACGCCTCACATATCAAACTTCAGCCTCACCTCGCTTTTCCCCGAGATCGCCACCGGCATGCCCACCGACGGTTCATCCATGCCAATGTCTCCCCTGCTGTCTCTGTCCAACGCCTCGTCTTCAGACTCTGGCAAGCAACCAAATCGTCCTGCCCACAACATCAGCCACATTCTGGGCCACGATGGCAGCTCAGCTGTGTGA